From a single Caloramator mitchellensis genomic region:
- the yihA gene encoding ribosome biogenesis GTP-binding protein YihA/YsxC, with product MKIIKAELEKVAVDQRQYPEDGRPEIALAGRSNVGKSSLINTLVNRKSLARISSTPGKTRTINFYNINDAFYFVDLPGYGYAKVSKEEKAKWGKMIEDYLNNRQQLRLVVLLVDSRHNPTDDDKLMLQYIRSSNKKVIVVMTKTDKLTRNELNKNINMIKKELQLSSEDTLLQFSSLKKIGREELLNKIEQYI from the coding sequence ATGAAGATAATTAAGGCTGAACTTGAGAAGGTAGCAGTGGACCAAAGACAGTATCCAGAGGACGGTCGCCCGGAAATTGCACTTGCAGGGCGCTCGAATGTTGGAAAATCATCTCTTATCAACACCCTTGTAAATAGAAAATCATTAGCAAGGATAAGTTCTACTCCAGGTAAAACAAGGACCATAAATTTTTATAATATAAACGACGCATTTTACTTTGTTGACCTTCCTGGATACGGTTATGCAAAGGTGTCTAAGGAAGAAAAGGCGAAGTGGGGGAAGATGATAGAGGATTATCTAAACAACAGGCAACAGCTAAGGTTAGTAGTATTGCTTGTTGATTCAAGGCATAATCCAACTGATGACGACAAACTGATGCTTCAGTATATCAGAAGCAGCAATAAAAAAGTAATAGTGGTGATGACAAAAACTGATAAATTGACAAGAAATGAACTTAATAAGAATATAAATATGATTAAGAAGGAATTGCAGCTAAGTTCCGAGGATACACTTTTGCAATTTTCTTCCCTCAAAAAAATAGGTAGAGAAGAGTTGCTAAACAAAATCGAGCAATATATATGA
- a CDS encoding CPBP family intramembrane glutamic endopeptidase, translating to MFNNWYFEIIKMLSILILLALPPFLALIRYSNLFKKKKYMWFLIFIPYVVATLFTQNLLPFIAVILTLYFIKKQNDEELMFHFRSLKGWTAEIIGIAVLFKFAITILSVIYVFLLTKLGFTVESQEVIGMFLKASWIQVIFLSITTVIFAPIVEEFIFRHMLYRGVKKKNKAFAVIFTSLLFTLLHYNLAGSLSFFAVGILNCYLYDKFGYRAAVLNHVVFNFISVVLIIAAKVLNLPLSG from the coding sequence ATGTTCAATAATTGGTATTTTGAAATAATAAAGATGCTTAGTATTCTTATTCTTCTTGCACTGCCTCCATTTTTGGCGCTTATTAGGTATTCTAATTTATTTAAGAAGAAAAAATATATGTGGTTTTTAATTTTTATTCCGTATGTTGTTGCTACACTATTTACACAGAATCTATTGCCATTTATTGCCGTGATATTAACTTTATATTTTATTAAAAAACAGAATGATGAAGAGCTAATGTTTCATTTTAGATCGCTAAAAGGATGGACGGCAGAGATAATAGGTATTGCAGTTTTGTTTAAATTTGCGATTACAATTTTAAGCGTTATTTATGTTTTTTTACTCACAAAGTTAGGTTTTACTGTTGAAAGTCAAGAAGTTATTGGAATGTTCTTGAAAGCAAGTTGGATTCAGGTTATTTTTCTCAGCATAACTACAGTTATATTTGCACCAATAGTTGAAGAATTCATATTCAGGCATATGTTGTATAGGGGGGTAAAAAAGAAAAATAAGGCATTTGCAGTTATCTTTACAAGTTTATTATTTACATTACTTCATTATAACCTAGCAGGTTCTTTATCTTTTTTTGCTGTTGGAATTTTAAACTGCTATTTATACGACAAGTTTGGATATAGGGCTGCGGTTTTAAATCATGTTGTGTTTAATTTTATCTCTGTAGTATTGATAATAGCTGCTAAAGTGCTAAATCTTCCTTTGTCAGGCTAA